The proteins below come from a single Dermatophilaceae bacterium Soc4.6 genomic window:
- the glnA gene encoding type I glutamate--ammonia ligase: protein MDRQQEFVLRTIEERDIRFVRLWFTDVLGTLKSVAVAPAELEGAFAEGIGFDGSSIEGLSRVYEADMLVRPDPSTFQVLPWRGENPGTARMFCDLLLPDGSPASADPRHVLQRALTKAGEMGFTFYTHPEIEFFLLKEPHTAGGHPVPVDEAGYFDHVPHGMGHDFRRAAITMLESMGISVEFSHHEGAPGQNEIDLRYADALSTADNIMTFRTVIKEVALEQGIYATFMPKPFAEHPGSGMHTHLSLFEGDTNAFYEAGAPYQLSRVGRQFIAGLLRHGAEIAAVTNQWVNSYKRLWGGGEAPAHLTWGHNNRSALVRIPMYKPDKGNSSRVEVRSLDAACNPYLAFAVLLTAGLKGIEGEYELPPETEDDVWSLTDGERLAMGVQPLPSSLGRALEIMERSDLVAETLGEHVFDFFLRNKRKEWLDYRHQVTQFELDRYLPSL from the coding sequence ATGGACCGTCAGCAAGAGTTCGTCCTCCGCACCATCGAGGAGCGTGACATCCGCTTCGTGCGGCTGTGGTTCACCGATGTGCTCGGCACCCTCAAGTCCGTCGCCGTCGCGCCGGCCGAGCTCGAGGGAGCGTTCGCCGAGGGCATCGGCTTCGACGGCTCCTCGATCGAGGGCCTGTCCCGCGTCTACGAGGCCGACATGCTCGTGCGACCCGACCCGAGCACCTTCCAGGTGCTGCCGTGGCGGGGTGAGAACCCGGGCACCGCGAGGATGTTCTGCGACCTGCTGCTGCCCGACGGGTCGCCGGCGTCGGCCGACCCGCGCCACGTGCTCCAGCGCGCCCTGACCAAGGCGGGCGAGATGGGGTTCACCTTCTACACCCACCCCGAGATCGAGTTCTTCCTGCTCAAGGAGCCGCACACGGCCGGCGGTCACCCGGTGCCGGTCGACGAGGCCGGTTACTTCGACCACGTGCCCCACGGCATGGGCCACGACTTCCGCCGCGCCGCGATCACGATGCTCGAGTCGATGGGGATCTCGGTCGAGTTCTCCCACCACGAGGGCGCGCCGGGGCAGAACGAGATCGACCTGCGCTACGCCGACGCCCTGTCGACGGCTGACAACATCATGACCTTCCGCACCGTGATCAAGGAGGTGGCGCTCGAGCAGGGCATCTACGCGACCTTCATGCCGAAGCCGTTCGCCGAGCACCCCGGCTCGGGCATGCACACCCACCTCAGCCTCTTCGAGGGGGACACCAACGCCTTCTACGAGGCGGGCGCCCCCTACCAGCTGAGCCGGGTGGGCCGGCAGTTCATCGCCGGGCTGCTGCGACACGGGGCCGAGATCGCCGCCGTCACCAACCAGTGGGTCAACTCCTACAAGCGACTCTGGGGTGGGGGAGAGGCCCCCGCCCACCTGACCTGGGGGCACAACAACCGCTCCGCGCTGGTGCGCATCCCGATGTACAAGCCCGACAAGGGCAACTCCAGCCGGGTCGAGGTGCGCTCCCTCGACGCCGCCTGCAACCCCTACCTCGCCTTCGCGGTGCTGCTCACGGCCGGGCTGAAGGGCATCGAGGGCGAGTACGAGCTGCCTCCGGAGACCGAGGACGACGTCTGGAGCCTCACGGACGGCGAGCGGCTGGCCATGGGGGTGCAACCACTGCCGAGCTCGCTCGGTCGGGCGCTCGAGATCATGGAGAGGAGCGACCTCGTGGCCGAGACCCTCGGCGAGCACGTCTTCGACTTCTTCCTGCGCAACAAGCGCAAGGAGTGGCTCGACTACCGCCACCAGGTGACGCAGTTCGAGCTCGACCGCTACCTGCCGAGTCTCTGA
- a CDS encoding bifunctional [glutamine synthetase] adenylyltransferase/[glutamine synthetase]-adenylyl-L-tyrosine phosphorylase, whose protein sequence is MPPRISSHAQLARLGFAEPERADRLLADPVLAGLLDPLDDHFDDGLVEALSRAADPDLALLGLVRLLESLAATPSPAGAADDVERLQVVSTLRHRGLGRDRLVAVLGGSTALVDHLARHPEHWRAVAEASMPTAEGLRNDLQDAVAPRGRGELPAYDALRVAYRRQLLSITALDLTSSDPVAYLPIVAEQLAWLAEAALEAALAIAREDLGPGHEAARLAVIGMGKTGGGELNYVSDVDVIFVVEPAAGHSEARAIEVGTQLAVSLMRACSATSAEGSLWPVDAALRPEGKNGPLVRTIAGHRAYYERWAKTWEFQALLKAWVSAGDREVGESYLAVIRPFVWEASGRDNFVEDVRAMRRRVEAHVPAAEAGRQLKLGRGGLRDVEFAVQLLQLVHGRSDPTLRSATTLEALASLAKGGYVGRDDAATLDEAYRLLRTLEHRIQLHRMRRTHLMPTSDADLRRLGRSIGLRIDAAKAVVDLWQSRAREVRRLHERLFYRPLLGAAARMRTVDSTLSPEQAGRRLLALGFLDPAGALRHLEALSVGVSRRAAIQRTLLPVMLGWLADEADPDAGLLAFRRVSDELGTIPWYLKMLRDEGRAAERLARVLGRSRYAADLLVRSPESVSILGDDRGLLPRTQDQLVVTMRSAAMRKVEPAVGVTAVRSIRRHELLRIAFAQLTGQIGVVEVGHALSDLTAATLEVCLEAVVRQVEQSLGEPLGTELAVIGMGSLGGREMGYASDADVLFVHRPRPGTPDEVAQKRALTVVQELRRLLGEPGPDPQLGVDADLRPEGKAGPLVRSLASYAAYYDRWALTWEFQALLRALPVAGDPGLVADMMALVDPLRYPEAGLPAARVRDVRLMKARVEAERLPRGADRRTHLKLGLGGLTDVEWTVQLLQLRHAGRVPSLRVTGTMAALDAAEAAGLLPAETAADLRTAWGFATSLRRASVLWRGRAVDAVPSDLRDADGVGRIVGRDAGRGATLEDDYLRISRRSRAAMESSFYAD, encoded by the coding sequence GTGCCTCCCCGGATCAGCAGCCACGCGCAGCTCGCCCGTCTCGGTTTCGCGGAGCCGGAGCGGGCTGACCGCCTGCTGGCCGACCCGGTGCTCGCGGGCCTGCTCGACCCCCTCGACGACCACTTCGACGACGGGCTCGTCGAGGCGCTGAGCCGGGCGGCCGACCCCGACCTCGCGCTCCTGGGCCTGGTGCGCCTGCTCGAGTCGCTGGCCGCGACCCCGAGCCCGGCGGGCGCCGCCGACGACGTCGAGCGGCTGCAGGTGGTGTCGACCCTGCGTCACCGCGGTCTCGGGCGCGATCGGCTCGTGGCGGTGCTCGGTGGGTCGACCGCGCTGGTCGACCACCTGGCCCGTCACCCCGAGCACTGGCGCGCGGTCGCCGAGGCCTCGATGCCGACGGCCGAGGGGCTGCGCAACGACCTGCAGGATGCGGTGGCCCCACGGGGCCGGGGCGAGCTGCCGGCCTACGACGCCCTGCGGGTGGCCTACCGGCGGCAGCTGCTCTCGATCACCGCCCTCGACCTCACCTCCAGCGACCCGGTCGCCTACCTGCCCATCGTGGCCGAGCAGCTCGCGTGGCTCGCCGAGGCGGCGCTCGAGGCGGCGCTGGCCATCGCCCGCGAAGACCTCGGTCCCGGCCACGAGGCCGCACGCCTCGCCGTGATCGGGATGGGCAAGACTGGTGGTGGGGAGCTCAACTACGTCTCCGACGTCGACGTGATCTTCGTCGTGGAGCCGGCAGCCGGCCACAGCGAGGCCCGGGCGATCGAGGTGGGCACCCAGCTGGCGGTGTCGCTGATGAGGGCCTGCTCGGCCACCTCGGCCGAGGGGAGCCTGTGGCCCGTCGACGCGGCACTGCGGCCGGAGGGCAAGAACGGGCCCCTGGTGCGCACCATCGCGGGCCACCGGGCCTACTACGAGCGCTGGGCGAAGACCTGGGAGTTTCAGGCGCTGCTGAAGGCCTGGGTGTCGGCCGGGGACCGCGAGGTGGGCGAGTCCTACCTCGCGGTCATCCGGCCCTTCGTCTGGGAGGCGTCCGGCCGTGACAACTTCGTCGAGGACGTGCGGGCGATGCGGCGTCGGGTCGAGGCGCACGTGCCGGCAGCCGAGGCGGGTCGACAGCTCAAGCTCGGCCGGGGCGGCCTGCGCGACGTGGAGTTCGCCGTGCAGCTGCTCCAGCTGGTGCACGGGCGCTCCGACCCGACCCTGAGGTCGGCGACGACGCTGGAGGCGCTCGCGTCGCTGGCGAAGGGCGGCTACGTCGGACGTGACGACGCGGCGACCCTCGACGAGGCCTACCGGCTGCTGCGCACGCTCGAGCACCGCATCCAGCTGCACCGCATGCGCCGCACCCACCTCATGCCGACCAGTGACGCCGACCTGCGGAGGCTGGGGCGCTCGATCGGCCTGCGCATCGACGCCGCCAAGGCCGTGGTGGACCTGTGGCAGTCACGCGCCCGAGAGGTGCGCCGGCTGCACGAACGACTCTTCTACCGCCCGCTGCTGGGCGCTGCCGCCCGGATGAGGACCGTCGACTCGACACTCAGCCCGGAGCAGGCCGGCCGTCGCCTGCTCGCCCTCGGCTTCCTCGACCCGGCCGGCGCGCTGCGTCATCTCGAGGCCCTCAGCGTCGGGGTGTCGCGCCGCGCGGCGATCCAGCGCACGCTGCTCCCGGTCATGCTGGGCTGGCTGGCCGACGAGGCCGATCCTGACGCCGGGCTGCTGGCCTTCCGTCGGGTCAGTGACGAGCTGGGCACCATCCCGTGGTATCTCAAGATGCTGCGGGACGAGGGCCGAGCGGCCGAGCGGCTCGCCCGCGTGCTCGGTCGCAGCCGGTATGCCGCCGACCTGCTCGTGCGCTCACCCGAGAGCGTCTCGATCCTCGGTGACGACCGGGGCCTGCTGCCCCGCACGCAGGACCAGCTGGTGGTGACGATGCGCAGCGCGGCGATGCGCAAGGTCGAGCCTGCGGTGGGGGTGACGGCCGTGCGTTCCATCCGCCGGCACGAGCTGCTGCGCATCGCCTTCGCCCAGCTGACCGGCCAGATCGGGGTCGTCGAGGTGGGGCACGCCCTGTCCGACCTCACCGCGGCGACCCTCGAGGTCTGTCTCGAGGCCGTCGTGCGCCAGGTCGAGCAGTCGTTGGGGGAGCCGCTCGGCACCGAGCTGGCCGTCATCGGCATGGGCAGCCTCGGCGGACGCGAGATGGGCTACGCCTCCGACGCCGACGTCCTCTTCGTGCACCGGCCCCGGCCCGGCACTCCCGACGAGGTCGCGCAGAAGCGGGCCCTCACCGTGGTGCAGGAGCTGCGACGACTGCTCGGCGAGCCGGGGCCGGACCCCCAGCTCGGTGTCGATGCCGACCTGCGCCCGGAGGGCAAGGCCGGTCCGCTGGTGCGCAGTCTCGCCTCGTATGCCGCCTACTACGACCGGTGGGCCCTCACCTGGGAGTTCCAGGCCCTGCTGCGAGCCCTCCCCGTGGCCGGGGACCCCGGGCTCGTCGCCGACATGATGGCCCTGGTCGACCCGCTGAGGTATCCCGAGGCGGGGCTGCCCGCAGCCCGGGTGCGGGACGTGCGGCTCATGAAGGCCCGAGTGGAGGCCGAGCGGCTGCCGCGGGGGGCCGACCGTCGCACCCACCTCAAGCTGGGTCTCGGCGGCCTCACCGACGTCGAGTGGACCGTGCAGCTGCTGCAGCTGCGGCATGCCGGACGGGTGCCCTCGCTGCGGGTCACGGGGACCATGGCCGCCCTCGATGCGGCCGAGGCCGCGGGTCTGCTCCCGGCCGAGACTGCCGCCGACCTGCGCACGGCGTGGGGCTTCGCCACCTCGCTGCGTCGCGCCTCCGTGCTGTGGCGGGGGCGGGCGGTCGATGCCGTCCCGAGCGACCTGCGTGACGCCGACGGTGTCGGGCGCATCGTCGGTCGAGATGCGGGACGCGGCGCGACGTTGGAGGATGACTACCTGCGCATCAGCCGGCGCAGCCGGGCGGCCATGGAGTCGAGCTTCTACGCGGACTGA
- a CDS encoding MFS transporter: MGTQGDSTESGTETAEVATWTELFAVPGVGLLFLVQALSTWGDYIARLAVAAVVYAWTQSPLATATTLAVSLLPAVFGRSLLSPLVDRFHFRSVLVGSAAARGVLVVALITAVQLSLPLLVLLCLLVLLELLGAPAATAAQVMWAELLPDRRHFVRAMGLAALSDQANQAVGLALGGLLIGLVGVSTGLVLDLATFAVVVVVVLAVVRPGTAASSPPRLRVLGSLRSGLRFIGRDPVLVRLLALSAVSTLAVIAPEAVAIPYAGEDRSWGGLLMSAPIAGAAIGVLVVSRWAPRVANARLLPMAVLMPLPLLLTAFHPSLALTWLLWCASGVFQAFMLPLQSTFTLVVPQERRGTLLGLAASVSVGVSGAAYLVAGWLAEHTTPAAAVTVCAVVCLGGLLLVGGTWPRRQLESVVSRVYGVDGPAGPGTAASRG; the protein is encoded by the coding sequence ATGGGCACGCAAGGGGACTCCACGGAGTCCGGGACCGAGACGGCCGAGGTCGCGACGTGGACCGAGCTCTTCGCGGTCCCCGGAGTGGGCCTGCTGTTCCTCGTCCAGGCGCTCTCGACCTGGGGTGACTACATCGCCCGCCTCGCGGTCGCGGCAGTGGTCTACGCGTGGACGCAGTCGCCGCTCGCGACGGCCACCACCCTGGCCGTCAGCCTGCTCCCGGCCGTGTTCGGCCGGAGCCTGCTGAGCCCCCTGGTCGACCGCTTCCACTTCCGGTCGGTCCTCGTGGGGTCGGCGGCGGCCCGTGGCGTGCTGGTGGTCGCCCTGATCACTGCGGTGCAGCTGAGCCTGCCCCTCCTCGTGCTGCTGTGCCTGCTCGTGCTCCTCGAGCTGCTCGGCGCGCCCGCGGCGACGGCCGCGCAGGTGATGTGGGCCGAGCTGCTGCCCGATCGTCGACACTTCGTGCGGGCGATGGGCCTCGCGGCCCTCTCTGACCAGGCCAACCAGGCGGTGGGTCTGGCCCTCGGCGGTCTGTTGATCGGTCTCGTCGGGGTCTCGACGGGGCTGGTCCTGGATCTCGCGACCTTCGCGGTCGTGGTCGTCGTCGTGCTCGCCGTGGTGCGACCCGGGACCGCGGCGTCGTCGCCGCCTCGGCTGCGCGTGCTGGGTTCGCTCAGGTCCGGTCTGCGCTTCATCGGCAGGGACCCCGTGCTCGTGCGGCTCCTCGCCCTGAGCGCGGTCTCCACGCTCGCGGTCATCGCCCCCGAGGCCGTCGCCATCCCGTATGCCGGTGAGGACAGGTCGTGGGGAGGGCTCCTGATGAGCGCCCCCATCGCCGGGGCCGCGATCGGTGTCCTGGTGGTGAGCCGCTGGGCGCCTCGGGTGGCCAACGCGCGGCTGCTGCCGATGGCCGTGCTGATGCCCCTGCCCCTGCTCCTGACGGCGTTCCACCCGAGCCTGGCCCTGACCTGGTTGCTGTGGTGCGCCAGCGGGGTCTTCCAGGCTTTCATGTTGCCGCTGCAGTCGACCTTCACCCTCGTGGTGCCCCAGGAGCGCCGCGGCACGCTGCTCGGTCTCGCGGCCTCGGTGTCGGTGGGGGTGTCGGGCGCCGCCTACCTCGTGGCCGGCTGGCTGGCCGAGCACACCACCCCTGCCGCCGCGGTGACCGTCTGCGCCGTGGTCTGCCTGGGTGGCCTGCTGCTGGTCGGTGGGACGTGGCCCCGGCGCCAGCTCGAGTCCGTGGTGTCCCGGGTCTACGGGGTCGACGGCCCGGCGGGTCCCGGCACCGCGGCATCCCGGGGATGA
- a CDS encoding WhiB family transcriptional regulator produces MIMRASVSLPPARVEAYEWQEQGRCRGMDSEKFFTDDRDQNQKRRVSRTRDAKELCSGCPVITQCLEHALAVPENHGIWGGTTAAERQRMLWQMAG; encoded by the coding sequence ATGATCATGCGAGCGAGCGTCAGTCTCCCCCCCGCCCGTGTCGAGGCCTACGAGTGGCAGGAACAGGGTCGCTGCCGCGGGATGGACTCGGAGAAGTTCTTCACCGACGACCGGGACCAGAACCAGAAGCGCCGGGTGAGCCGCACCCGTGACGCGAAGGAGCTGTGCTCTGGCTGCCCCGTCATCACCCAGTGCCTCGAGCACGCGCTCGCGGTGCCGGAGAACCACGGCATCTGGGGTGGCACCACGGCCGCCGAGCGCCAGCGGATGCTGTGGCAGATGGCTGGCTGA